In Balearica regulorum gibbericeps isolate bBalReg1 chromosome 14, bBalReg1.pri, whole genome shotgun sequence, one genomic interval encodes:
- the RASGEF1C gene encoding ras-GEF domain-containing family member 1C isoform X1: MEIELSFQVPLPISCGAQGRISSSVPLEFPFCSLGVLPLIVSLCSSEKCLALSTPPTFSIIQTTISTEGMPQTLSSTSMFTPCGFSPHLHTSKEDEQGGLIFQDGNLTSASLDALIQHLIPTTDYYPEKAYIFTFLLSSRLFIEPHELLSRVCHKCIEQQRLDDPVLDKARIRKFGPKILQLLTEWTETFPYDFQEERMIGHLKDMIHRIAPCDEAYWKKMNQLLQTLNQKLATLSHGQEGIVKISAAVSDKLVAFKSKPPSIQREILSVCSDPYTLAQQLTHVELERLSHIGPEEFVQAFVHKDPLDGTKTCFSEQKKTSNLEAYVKWFNRLCYLVATEICMPAKKKQRAQVIEFFIDVARECFNIGNFNSLMAIISGMNMSPVSRLKKTWSKVKTAKFFILDHQMDPTGNFYNYRTALRGAAHRSLTAHSNREKIVIPFFSLLIKDIYFLNEGCANRLPNGHVNFEKFLELAKQVGEFITWKQVECPFEQDPNIIHYLHTAPIFTEDGLYLASYESESPENQTEKDRWKSLRSTILGKT; encoded by the exons ATGGAGATTGAACTTTCTTTCCAGGTCCCTCTTCCAATTTCGTGTGGTGCTCAGGGGAGgatttcctcttctgttccaCTGGAATTTCCCTTCTGCAGTCTGGGGGTGTTGCCTCTCATTGTGTCGCTGTGCTCTTCTGAGAAGTGTCTGGCTCTGTCTACACCACCTACCTTTTCCATCATCCAAACCACCATCAGTACA GAAGGCATGCCCCAAACACTGAGTTCTACCAGTATGTTTACTCCATGTGGCTTCAGCCCTCATCTACATACTTCGAAGGAAGATGAACAAGGAGGACTGATCTTCCAGGATGGAAACCTTACCTCAGCATCTCTAGATGCTCTAATCCAGCATCTGATACCTACCACTGATTACTACCCTGAA AAAGCCTATATCTTTACATTCCTGCTAAGTTCCAGACTCTTCATTGAACCCCATGAGCTTTTGTCCCGAGTTTGTCACAAGTGCATTGAGCAGCAGCGGCTGGACGACCCCGTGCTGGACAAG GCACGGATCAGAAAATTTGGACCCAAAATCTTACAGTTGCTGACAGAGTGGACGGAGACATTCCCGTATGACTTTCAGGAAGAGCGGATGATTGGCCATCTGAAAGACATGATTCACAGGATAGCTCCATGTGATGAG GCCTACTGGAAAAAGATGAATCAGCTTTTGCAAACCCTGAATCAGAAGCTTGCAACCCTCAGCCATGGGCAAGAAGGGATCGTCAAGATCAGTGCTGCTGTCTCTGATAAGCTGGTTGCCTTTAAAAGTAAACCTCCATCAATTCAGAGAGAAATCTTGAGTGTCTGCAGTGACCCTTACACTCTGGCTCAGCAGCTGACACATGTGGAGCTG GAAAGGCTAAGTCACATTGGACCTGAGGAATTTGTGCAGGCATTTGTACATAAAGACCCCCTGGATGGCACCAAG actTGTTTCAGTGAACAGAAGAAGACGAGTAACCTTGAGGCCTATGTGAAATGGTTCAATCGACTCTGCTATCTTGTAGCAACAGAAATTTGCATG cctgcaaaaaagaaacagcgAGCGCAAGTCATCGAATTCTTCATTGACGTTGCCCGAGAGTGCTTTAACATAGGGAATTTTAATTCGCTGATGGCAATCATTT CTGGAATGAACATGAGTCCAGTTTCCAGGCTAAAAAAGACTTGGTCAAAAGTGAAAACAGccaaatttttcattcttgat CACCAGATGGACCCTACTGGGAACTTCTATAACTACCGAACAGCATTGCGGGGGGCTGCTCACAGATCACTCACTGCACACAGCAACAGGGAGAAG ATTGTGATCCCCTTCTTCAGCCTATTGatcaaagacatttattttttgaatgaaGGATGTGCTAATCGCCTTCCAAATGGACATGTCAACTTTGAA AAATTTCTGGAACTGGCTAAGCAAGTAGGAGAATTTATAACATGGAAGCAGGTGGAATGTCCCTTTGAACAAGATCCTAACATCATCCACTACTTGCATACTGCTCCCATTTTTACTGAAGACG GTTTGTATCTGGCTTCCTATGAGAGTGAAAGTCCAGAaaaccagacagaaaaagaCAGGTGGAAATCCTTGAG ATCCACTATTCTAGGAAAGACTTGA
- the RASGEF1C gene encoding ras-GEF domain-containing family member 1C isoform X2 translates to MPQTLSSTSMFTPCGFSPHLHTSKEDEQGGLIFQDGNLTSASLDALIQHLIPTTDYYPEKAYIFTFLLSSRLFIEPHELLSRVCHKCIEQQRLDDPVLDKARIRKFGPKILQLLTEWTETFPYDFQEERMIGHLKDMIHRIAPCDEAYWKKMNQLLQTLNQKLATLSHGQEGIVKISAAVSDKLVAFKSKPPSIQREILSVCSDPYTLAQQLTHVELERLSHIGPEEFVQAFVHKDPLDGTKTCFSEQKKTSNLEAYVKWFNRLCYLVATEICMPAKKKQRAQVIEFFIDVARECFNIGNFNSLMAIISGMNMSPVSRLKKTWSKVKTAKFFILDHQMDPTGNFYNYRTALRGAAHRSLTAHSNREKIVIPFFSLLIKDIYFLNEGCANRLPNGHVNFEKFLELAKQVGEFITWKQVECPFEQDPNIIHYLHTAPIFTEDGLYLASYESESPENQTEKDRWKSLRSTILGKT, encoded by the exons ATGCCCCAAACACTGAGTTCTACCAGTATGTTTACTCCATGTGGCTTCAGCCCTCATCTACATACTTCGAAGGAAGATGAACAAGGAGGACTGATCTTCCAGGATGGAAACCTTACCTCAGCATCTCTAGATGCTCTAATCCAGCATCTGATACCTACCACTGATTACTACCCTGAA AAAGCCTATATCTTTACATTCCTGCTAAGTTCCAGACTCTTCATTGAACCCCATGAGCTTTTGTCCCGAGTTTGTCACAAGTGCATTGAGCAGCAGCGGCTGGACGACCCCGTGCTGGACAAG GCACGGATCAGAAAATTTGGACCCAAAATCTTACAGTTGCTGACAGAGTGGACGGAGACATTCCCGTATGACTTTCAGGAAGAGCGGATGATTGGCCATCTGAAAGACATGATTCACAGGATAGCTCCATGTGATGAG GCCTACTGGAAAAAGATGAATCAGCTTTTGCAAACCCTGAATCAGAAGCTTGCAACCCTCAGCCATGGGCAAGAAGGGATCGTCAAGATCAGTGCTGCTGTCTCTGATAAGCTGGTTGCCTTTAAAAGTAAACCTCCATCAATTCAGAGAGAAATCTTGAGTGTCTGCAGTGACCCTTACACTCTGGCTCAGCAGCTGACACATGTGGAGCTG GAAAGGCTAAGTCACATTGGACCTGAGGAATTTGTGCAGGCATTTGTACATAAAGACCCCCTGGATGGCACCAAG actTGTTTCAGTGAACAGAAGAAGACGAGTAACCTTGAGGCCTATGTGAAATGGTTCAATCGACTCTGCTATCTTGTAGCAACAGAAATTTGCATG cctgcaaaaaagaaacagcgAGCGCAAGTCATCGAATTCTTCATTGACGTTGCCCGAGAGTGCTTTAACATAGGGAATTTTAATTCGCTGATGGCAATCATTT CTGGAATGAACATGAGTCCAGTTTCCAGGCTAAAAAAGACTTGGTCAAAAGTGAAAACAGccaaatttttcattcttgat CACCAGATGGACCCTACTGGGAACTTCTATAACTACCGAACAGCATTGCGGGGGGCTGCTCACAGATCACTCACTGCACACAGCAACAGGGAGAAG ATTGTGATCCCCTTCTTCAGCCTATTGatcaaagacatttattttttgaatgaaGGATGTGCTAATCGCCTTCCAAATGGACATGTCAACTTTGAA AAATTTCTGGAACTGGCTAAGCAAGTAGGAGAATTTATAACATGGAAGCAGGTGGAATGTCCCTTTGAACAAGATCCTAACATCATCCACTACTTGCATACTGCTCCCATTTTTACTGAAGACG GTTTGTATCTGGCTTCCTATGAGAGTGAAAGTCCAGAaaaccagacagaaaaagaCAGGTGGAAATCCTTGAG ATCCACTATTCTAGGAAAGACTTGA